Part of the uncultured Desulfobacter sp. genome, TTCCGCAGCCAGGGCCTTTGCCCAAAATATTGCCAATCTGGCCAACGACAGCAGTTCCGATATCAAATACTGGCATGTATGCAAGGTCATGGGACGGGTGGCAAGCCACCTGACATTGGAAACAGCGCTTCAGACCCATGTAAATATCGCCCTGATCGGTGAGGAGTTGGCCGATTATGTGGACCAGGGGCGGTTGTCAAAAGCCCTGGAACAAGGCGGTCAGATGGACTATAACGCCTTTGGGATTACCCTGCGCCATCTGTCCCGGGTGATATGTGATATTATTGTACGGCGGGCCGCATTCGGTAAAAATTTCGGCCTGATGATCATACCCGAGGGTATTTTGGAATTCATCAATGAAATTCAGGTCTTCATCACCAAACTCAATAAAATCATTGCCGATTACAATAGAATTCATGACCTGGATTTTCACAGAACATTTCCCACCCTGAACGAAAAGTTGGATTATCTGCGCAGAATTTCCCAGGGTATGGTGGGCAAGGACCGGTTTCCCATTTGGAATGTCCGGGATGATGAGTTGTTTAATCAGTTGCCCGGATTTTTCAGGGAAGGATTATTGGTGGAACGGGACCTTCACGGCAATTTCCAGTTTTCCCAGGTTAAAACCGAGAAGATTATTATGGATATGGTTAAAGAGTACCTGGGCGTGCTGCGGGAGCAGGGGCTTTATAAGGTGGGGATCCTTCGGGATGACTATGTTTCGCTGATGGAAGGGGCCGGCATGGATCCCGATCTGTTTGCCCCGGCATTGTTTAAAAATCCCAAGGATGAATATGTGCTGGTCAAGCCGGATATCATCTCCCTTAAAACCCTGAGACTTGCCCTGGTCAATGCGGGTATGCTGGATGACGAAGAAGAAACGCCGCCGGTGCTTATCAACATCTTTAGAAAGTCCCAGGCCGATTTTAATCTCCAGACCCATTTTTACGGATATGACGGCCGGGGCGCCGATCCGACCTATTTTGACTGCTGTTATGCTTACAATTTAGGGCTGACGGCCTTTCATCTGGTCGCAGGCGGAGCCACAGGTCAGATGGCGGCCATCATCAACCTGGAAAAAGAGTTTGATCAATGGCAGCCGGCAGGCATTCCCATTGCCAGGCTCATGCACCTTGAGGAGCGTAAAGGGCGTTTGGAGCTGGTCATGGAAAAAAGCATTGTTGACCTGGAATCTAACGCTTTTAAAGTTTTCAAGGCGATCCGGGAGGATTGGGTGGCGGCCTGTGCATGTTCCGACCGGTTCAGGAACCCGGGTGCCATCGGGTTTTCCAAAGAGATGGAAGAGGACCGGCCTCTGATGCTTCGGCTCAACGCTCTGCAATCATAAGGATC contains:
- a CDS encoding 6-phosphofructokinase, with protein sequence MDDNTLEITSDVRARALQTMNEDSRETLARRRFSPEKIDIFNASHTSLEALNEYRFLKDTEAERMLPGIINNPVQQLITDSGPDEHAKEKFSKPRNIGVVFSGGPAPGGHNVIAGLFDEMKRFNSRSKMFGFIKGPEGLLENRYIEITPELVDAHRNMGGFGMIKTGRAKIDSGSKMELALTVCKALNLDALVIIGGDDSNTNAAFLAQHFKSSGIKVIGVPKTIDGDIQVKTEDGKVLCATSFGFHSAARAFAQNIANLANDSSSDIKYWHVCKVMGRVASHLTLETALQTHVNIALIGEELADYVDQGRLSKALEQGGQMDYNAFGITLRHLSRVICDIIVRRAAFGKNFGLMIIPEGILEFINEIQVFITKLNKIIADYNRIHDLDFHRTFPTLNEKLDYLRRISQGMVGKDRFPIWNVRDDELFNQLPGFFREGLLVERDLHGNFQFSQVKTEKIIMDMVKEYLGVLREQGLYKVGILRDDYVSLMEGAGMDPDLFAPALFKNPKDEYVLVKPDIISLKTLRLALVNAGMLDDEEETPPVLINIFRKSQADFNLQTHFYGYDGRGADPTYFDCCYAYNLGLTAFHLVAGGATGQMAAIINLEKEFDQWQPAGIPIARLMHLEERKGRLELVMEKSIVDLESNAFKVFKAIREDWVAACACSDRFRNPGAIGFSKEMEEDRPLMLRLNALQS